ACAGAATGTAACAGATATAATTTAATAGAAGCATAACACCAACACATACATTTAATATATTCATATGTGGCATAGTAaccaagtttgacactatgtcaggaaataaagaaaaaataatataACATAGCAATGAATACGGGTGCATCAACACAAAACGAGGAAACAAATTGTGATATTGGCATACGTATGACTCTCTATCCCTCCCCTTTCTTTATATCtttgttttctctgtctctcttctacTCTTTCCGTATCTCTCGCGAataagagacagacaaacagaaagacaggcagagtgggttggggtggggtggttTAGTTATAACAGCAAAAACAGCGGATATTGTACAGGGACGAGTAGTGCAGCATCACAGTCCTCCGAGGCAGCAGCAGTCGTTTCACAGCCCTTGCCGAATCTTGAAGGCACATGCATTTCTTCCCATGTGAACGATTTGGGCCATAATCTTATATCCGGTGAACTATGAGATAGTGAGCATAACTGCTTTCATGGTAATGACTGTTCCATTAATGCTTGCCTCATGTGCTGCTATACGGGTCAACGCGACATCAAAATGAGGTCATATCAAATGCCGCACTGAATAATAATGCCCCTATGACAAAGCAAGGTTTGCTTTTGCCAAGGTGTTCATGGACCTAAGCCTGTCCTCCAGTCCTTGAAAACTGGGTTGTGTGTGCATTGCCGCGACTTCTTTTCATCGTTCTAGTCAGGGCTGCATGGTTTACTACCTGGAGTATGAGACAGCAAGGTCAAGGAAGTTTTAAAACTGCCTTAAAAGAGAGCGGAGTGGCGCAGTGGAtagagcgcttgcctctcacgctggaggtcgtggttcgtcccccactcggggacaaatacaaatacccgatttttccgagcgctctccagtccacccagctggaaatgggtacctgaccctattcagggccggggaaggcaaaggcagcgagggagaggagatgggcaccgccctcataaaaagctggcccccagaaaagtggagatctctaacatctctctcccctacgaccagatggttatgggaatacctttacctttaccttttTAAAAGGCTCAATAATTATTACTCAAACTTGTCTGACTCTGTGTTGATAAGTTTCGTCTATGTTTATGTTTATATCaatttgttgttttgtcaacTTGGAAAAAACTATTtttcttcagtgtgtgtgtgtgtgtgtgtgtgtcagtgtgtgtcagtgtgtgtgtgtgtttctttgcctatgtgtatatatgtgtgtttctgcgtatgtgtctctgtgtgtcttttgCTACTCTTTGCTTTTCTTGTATCTGCAGacaacaagtgtgtgtgtgttgttattttAAATGCGGACATTTTTGTACTGAGAATGTTGTTTGatacaaataaagaaacaacaGCAAATAACATACTTCAATAACAAAGACATAATATATAGTTTGACCAAATCTCATAATTCCAGACGGAAAAGCTTCTAATAAATCCTATATTAAACCCGTCTAGTCATAGGTAGCCAGATCCGACGACCAGAACAAGGGGAGGGTGCGGTTGAATGCACGGGTTTTTGTTAGTGTTGTCGGTTTTGTCGCTTGTGTGGCTTAACATATCgccacgctcataagaaaaacaCCTGTCTCAGTGATAGGCATTTTTGTAGTGAAACTTCAAGGGAAGCTACTGTGGAAGGGTATCTATTATGTGTTAGAGTAAAAACACTCAAGTCaaaccatcggaaaccattgccacggtaacgtaagcaaaactgccgatctcttTTCATGAGTTAGACTCTTTTTCtgtatgatacaggaagacttgttttgagaatgtgaaggTATGCAAAAGCTATTTGTGGGTTGtaatgcagttttgctgatggAAAACGTTTCTGTCaactctttatctcacgtttatcccgTAGTAACAGTTCGAGAtgggcagtttgcaacttatacctaaaatgagataggcagattgttcagaaaccaaagaagtttttttttgttttgttactcaaaacataaaaaaaaccgacataggcaattatcttatgagcgtgacgatatagaggacacacacacaaccccccccacacacacacacacagacacacacacttatacacacacacggactCACACACAGGCTTACACACACCAGCAAAAgttacaagaacaaaacaataacactTTATTCGACAGTCCGCTAAATTGAAAGTGATGGGTAGTTATCCCAGGAACTGCTTATTTGTCTCTGTTAACTAAAGTAGCTGTGTACGCTGCGTATTTCCCTATCAAACCAGCGTATTTCATCAAAACAAAGCCTTGATCTGGCCTGTTTAGCCGTATTTGCAAAATACAACTGGAATAATATAGACCTAATCTGCATGCATATTTAGCGTTCACTATGGGCCTACTCTTTTCAAAAAATGACTACGATGTTCTGCAGTGTCAGAGTCGAACTCACGTACGTATTGCTATTGATCTACACACATTTTGAAGTAATTGACAAGTTGCCAAGACCATAGTAGACTATGTAGGCACATCTAGGCCAAACTTACTGTCAATCATTGACTTACATTACTCGACGAGTACAAAACTACAGCGGGTAGGACAAGATACAATCTACAATTAACAAAAGCGTGTATAATATGTATTGATAAAAAAGCAAATAGATCAAACGTCGGTGGGTAGACTCTCCAATGGCAACTGCTTCATAGGTTATAACAAGTACAGTAGATATAGTGTTCACTCACCCTTTTTTAGTCGACATTCACGACCTTCACACTAAGCTTATTTCTGAAGGCAAGATTATAAATTTAATGTGGGCGCCCAGTCATATGGGCATACAAGGCAACGAAGCTGctgacaaggcagcaaaggatgctCTGGAGATGGCGGTTCCACCTCTTCCTGAGCTATTTGTTCCTTTCACCGACCTTCGTCGGAAAACCCTGGCAAGACAGTTGGCTTACCTGCAAGGACAATAAACTGTATAAGATACGCCCTGAGCTGCTATCAAAGCCCTTTCCTTTGTTGGCTTCAAATAGAAAAGACGAAAGTGTTCTGGCTAGGCTAcacactggtcacacttataTGACGCATGTCcatctgcttaaaagagaagaggcaccatggtgccacgcctgtgataaGTTTTTCTGTGAGCCATTTTCTCACCGAGTGCGCTGATCTGTATGATCTACGAGTGAAGTATTTTGACACTTCTAGCTTAAAACATTTTTACAGAGGTGAGCTCTGCAGCTCTCTTTGGATTTTTAAAGGAGTCTggcctttattttaagatttaaATGTTTAATTCCTTGACACGTTGGGTTTcgatttagcttttatttttccTTCGGGTGACGTTCATAATTTTGTTTAgtaaaattggtttaatttaaatatgtgtaatgttaaacttgtggggccctgatttggcctatatggtccgctgaacccaaaaagcaacaactaactaactaaccaagtggggggatggtcgTGGTCAAGAGCAAAAGTTGCTCTTTTTAATCATTTCTCTATAAATCTTGCATTCCAACAGTTGTGTATATTAATTGCGTGCCTTGCACATTGAATTGCACATCCATGGGCCATAATAAAACCGAGCAACAACTACCATCTTCCTAAACTaaactccccctccccccccaaaaaaaaaaaaaaaaaaaaaaaaaaggaaaatagaCTTTTATGCATTGCAATCACTGATTGGTACCTTTAGTCCCATTTGTCAATGACGCCATTTTCCCCGTCATGTGCAGGTCCGGTGGTCCGTGTGGTCAGAGTGAGGCTTGCTCTTAACTGGGCTCCTTTGTTTTACATAACCACGTAAGTCTGGTTGAGCACTGCCAAAGAACGAAACGGTCACACAGGGAggacttacacacacagacacgttgacacagacacaaagcaTAGTTATGCTTGTATTTAGACATTGCTTTGCATTccacaccaaaacaaaacattaatttGTGCTTTAATTTAAATAAACAATTACAACCTAATAAACTAAACCATGCAGGATACATGCTGGGCTAGaactgttttttgtttacagtgTAAAACAGGTATTCATAAGAAAAGAAGTAAGAATTACAACATCAAACAGatccccccaaaataaaacggATGGGTAGACATTGCACATTTAAGGAACTCTGAACGCTTACCCCGTTTTTTCCTTCCCACATCGTCCTTTGTTTAAGATCTGTTCTATCAATGTACTTGCTTGCCTACAAAACAAATTTAGTTTATTGACAAGCTTTGGCCTTCTGGATTGTTGCCTCTACCTAAAGAAAAGTAATCAAGCGCACACTCCTCGAAAAAACAGCTCCGCCCACCATCTTAGATCTGGCCAGTCATTTAAATTTGTTTGTAAATCCATGGGACAAGATGATCTTATCCTCTTGTCAGATACTAAAATCCAACATCCTGGGTGCTCTATGTGTACTGTTGGAATTTCATTGATGAAATAATTGCTTAAAATGCTACTAAAATTCAAAACCGCAACGAGCATTCTATTTtagaatatatatatgtgtgtccaAGCTGATGGTTGTATCCCTTGTAAAAGCCAATGATGGTGAGCTGACATGTTTTCGCGAGAAGAAGTGTGTCTTTACTGATGGCTACCCGTACATTTTGGCAGATTCCTAGGTTCTCACCAGTATGTGTAATCGTCTTCCTTTTCAGGAGATGGCTTGGTGAGACAGGTGTACACTTCGCTTCCCTCAGAGTCAGTGTCTCCTCctcgttctttctttttcgtCAACCTGCAAGAACGACAATCATTcagtttgtcttgtgtgtgtgtgtgtgtgtgtgtgtgtgtgtgtgtgtgtgtgtgtgtgtgtgtgtgcgtgtgtgcgtgcttccTGTGTGTACGAGGaggtacatgcgtgtgtgtctggtttagtttgtgtgtgtaattgtgtgtgtgtgtgtgtgtgtgtgtgtggggggggtggtgttgaataaaacaacaaataaatagACACTGTTTTATTGATCAATACATTAATTTTATGTATGTCTTCTCCGTCGTATCCGATCTTTAGTTTGTGCAATCGTAGCTCAGTGCTGAAATCGCAATTTTTCTAAATTAAACAAATAATTCATGGATCACCTGCGCATTGCCATGAAGACATTCAAGGCGATGAGTAATACCAAAGCTGACATCGTGATTATGTGCATTGCCAGGAAGGAGCCTTGGTTGGTATCTGCAGGAAGAAAACGAACAAAACATTGGAAGAATTATTCGTCAGAATTATATCATTTCTTTATAACTGAAtgcattaaaggcacactccttttcTGGTGAAAAAAGTTCAGcacactatctcagatctggccaagctTTTTGTTTGGTATTATGTcctagtgggggggggggggggagatggtcttagcccatgtaaaagcctggccagaactgAGATGGTGAACCAAACTTTGCCTTTAACCCGCAACGATGCATGCAATACTGCGTTAGGGCAATGGAAATGATCTGTGAACCATCATTTATTACACACAGATACCCACCGACACACATATACCAGCATGCTTGCACACAAACCTCATaaccagacatacacacgaacgcatgcacgcacataaaGACACTTGCGCTTACCTCTCTCTTCAGCAGATCCTCTGACAGCAGAGTACATTGATGGTTCTGGTATACTGCCCTCTGTCAAAACATAATAATGATCAATTGTCagaagaacgaacgaacgaacgaacgagagagagagagagagagagagagagggagagagagagagagagagagagagagagagagagagagagagagagagagagagagagagagagagatacatgtTTCATAGACTGGTATTAGCAATGATAGCTGATTTTGAATTAGCCCTTGCCCATTATGGAAACAGTAAGATAAAGGAAATTTAAcaaactgagaaagagagaacccGAACTCAAAAACTTTACTACATACGGATTACAGCGTTCGGTTCACATGGTCCGTTCTTAAAGCTAGTACTTGCATTAACACAAACATAAAACGAAAAGCGACTGCGAGAATGAAAACAACCTAGCAaactgtgtgagagagagagagcgagcaagagagagagagtgagcaagagagagagacagagacagagacagacagagagcgagagagagagagacaatgacaatgacaattctttattttagagagagagagagagagagagcgagagaaagatagaaagagagagagaaagagagagaaagataagagagagaaagagagagagagtgagacacaacagacagacggagacagagtgaagcagacacacacatacgctgACACAGACCTTTCCGTGGAGGTCTTCTGGGAGCAGATTGCATTCGCGCTGCGGACGGGCTTCgttctgaaaaataaaaacaaaaacaaatctttgttgtgaacacctacacacacagatACTCTGAGAAACGCCCACAAAAAATCGTTTTGTTGAAAAGCATCagcaaaagaaacaacaaaaacttgTACACTTTTGGTCTTAGTGACGTAACATGAAGCTTTAGAAAACATGTATTAGTAGGGGTAGAGGGGGAACAACGAGAAAGAGGAGTTTAGTGACTGAGTAACTAACTCTCTTATAGTAATAGCCTAGACTAGTAAAGAATGAGGTTGTGGACAATAATAATACCTCACACACCAAACAAGCTATCagaattaaacacacacacacacacacatagaagaAGAAACACATAATTAATCTAATTGCTTCTTTACAAATTCGCTTCCATAAAACCTTGGTAAAAATAGCAATGCCCACACTCCAAACGAAAATGTTGGATAATTCAACTGAGTTAGGCAACTGCGTAGGccacgtaatataagcgttcgattgagttgagttcgtgtccctgtCATTTCTCGTTTTATTATTGTACCATGATCAATTGAATAAAACTTTGTTTACAAACAAATGTTAATTACCTGTGACGTTGAGATTGCACGTGCGCTTCGTTCTGTCATTGGAAGGGACGAGCTCGCAGGCGTAGATTCCTGCCATCTGTGTCGTGGCTTTGGAGATGTTCACCGTTATCGTGTCAGTTATGTGTTGGTTGAAGACAAACCCGTCCATCACTCGGCATTCTGGTGACGACGGTTGAGTCCAGTGGCATCGCAGGACATCGATTCCTTTCAGAGAGAAGTTGTGAGAAGAGCAGGTCAGAAATAATCTTTATGTTATGAATAGAGTTGGATACAATCTAATCAATCACCCTCATCCTctcgttgtttgtttgttcgttcatgggctgaaactcccacggcttttacgtgtatgaccgtttttaccccgccatttaggcagccatacgccgctttcggaggaagcatgctgggtattttcgtgtttctataagtataacccaccgaactctgacatggattacaggatctttttcgtgcgcacttggtcttgtgcttgcgtgtacacacgggggtgttcggacaccgaggagagtctgcacacaaagttgactctgagaaataaatctctcgccgaacgtggggacgaactcacgctgacagcggccaactggatacaaatccagtgcgctaccgactgagctacatccccgccctatccTCTCGTTGAATGCAAGTCGTTTTCTTTCATGAACCTGCATGATCATCACTGGCATCgtcatcctcctcctcatcaccaccatcggGAGTAAAACGTCTGCACCTTTAGTAACAGTGCGCTCTTGAGTACGAACTATTATTCGAACGAACCGACAGCagtcataacacacacacacacttacagacaaacacacagctacgcgctctccctctctctctaatcgATGTTTTAATACCGCAACCATTACTTACCAGAAAAGCTTTTTTCGACGTGAAACGGGTACATGACCACTGCAAAGTGCCGCTGGTTCTGGCGAATGTCTGTACCGAAATGACACGTCACACTGGCACTCTCCCCAATGCTGCATTCTTCGGCATCACACGTGATGGGAAGTTGTTTCACACTCCGTGGGGTCACAGTGGGCGGGGTGCATAAAAGCACCAGCAGGGTCTTTAACACTGAGGTTATCGTTAGTGAAGCCATTTGTCTGGAAAAAAGGGGGCAAACATTCCACTAATTGTCcctctctcttcattttaaaaTCCCGTAAAGGCATACTTCTCGTGAAGACAGTTTTGCTCCCCGTCTCAGATCTCACCAGCTTGTAGATGGGGTATGTTTatccctcaacttggtcacataccaaaaataaagAACCTGAGGGCTCTCTAGCTCTATGCACaaaggaagttttttttttaaagtattaaTAGTAAATAAATTAGAAATAAATTCATTACAAGATTCTCCA
This region of Littorina saxatilis isolate snail1 linkage group LG8, US_GU_Lsax_2.0, whole genome shotgun sequence genomic DNA includes:
- the LOC138974633 gene encoding uncharacterized protein — encoded protein: MASLTITSVLKTLLVLLCTPPTVTPRSVKQLPITCDAEECSIGESASVTCHFGTDIRQNQRHFAVVMYPFHVEKSFSGIDVLRCHWTQPSSPECRVMDGFVFNQHITDTITVNISKATTQMAGIYACELVPSNDRTKRTCNLNVTERSPSAARMQSAPRRPPRKEGSIPEPSMYSAVRGSAEERDTNQGSFLAMHIITMSALVLLIALNVFMAMRR